A single Nomascus leucogenys isolate Asia chromosome 14, Asia_NLE_v1, whole genome shotgun sequence DNA region contains:
- the LRRTM1 gene encoding leucine-rich repeat transmembrane neuronal protein 1 yields the protein MDFLLLGLCLYWLLRRPSGVVLCLLGACFQMLPAAPSGCPQLCRCEGRLLYCEALNLTEAPHNLSGLLGLSLRYNSLSELRAGQFTGLMQLTWLYLDHNHICSVQGDAFQKLRRVKELTLSSNQITQLPNTTFRPMPNLRSVDLSYNKLQALAPDLFHGLRKLTTLHMRANAIQFVPVRIFQDCRSLKFLDIGYNQLKSLARNSFAGLFKLTELHLEHNDLVKVNFAHFPRLISLHSLCLRRNKVAIVVSSLDWVWNLEKMDLSGNEIEYMEPHVFETVPHLQSLQLDSNRLTYIEPRILNSWKSLTSITLAGNLWDCGRNVCALASWLSNFQGRYDGNLQCASPEYAQGEDVLDAVYAFHLCEDGAEPTSGHLLSAVTNRSDLGPPASSATTLADGGEGQHDGTFEPATVALPGGEHAENAVQIHKVVTGTMALIFSFLIVVLVLYVSWKCFPASLRQLRQCFVTQRRKQKQKQTMHQMAAMSAQEYYVDYKPNHIEGALVIINEYGSCTCHQQPARECEV from the coding sequence ATGGATTTCCTGCTGCTCGGTCTCTGTCTATACTGGCTGCTGAGGAGGCCCTCGGGGGTGGTCTTGTGTCTGCTGGGGGCCTGCTTTCAGATGCTGCCCGCCGCCCCCAGCGGGTGCCCGCAGCTGTGCCGGTGCGAGGGGCGGCTGCTGTACTGCGAGGCGCTCAACCTCACCGAGGCGCCCCACAACCTGTCCGGCCTGCTGGGCTTGTCCCTGCGCTACAACAGCCTCTCGGAGCTGCGCGCCGGCCAGTTCACGGGGTTAATGCAGCTCACGTGGCTCTATCTGGATCACAATCACATCTGCTCGGTGCAGGGGGACGCCTTTCAGAAACTGCGCCGAGTTAAGGAACTCACGCTGAGTTCCAACCAGATCACCCAACTGCCCAACACCACCTTCCGGCCCATGCCCAACCTGCGCAGCGTAGACCTCTCGTACAACAAGCTGCAGGCGCTCGCGCCCGACCTCTTCCACGGGCTGCGGAAGCTCACCACGCTGCATATGCGGGCCAACGCCATCCAGTTTGTGCCCGTGCGCATCTTCCAGGACTGCCGCAGCCTCAAGTTTCTCGACATCGGATACAATCAGCTCAAGAGTCTGGCGCGCAACTCTTTCGCCGGCTTGTTTAAGCTCACCGAGCTGCACCTCGAGCACAACGACTTGGTGAAGGTGAACTTCGCCCACTTCCCGCGCCTCATCTCCCTGCACTCGCTCTGCCTGCGGAGGAACAAGGTGGCCATTGTGGTCAGCTCGCTTGACTGGGTTTGGAATCTGGAGAAAATGGACTTGTCGGGCAACGAGATCGAGTACATGGAGCCCCATGTGTTCGAGACCGTGCCGCACCTGCAGTCCCTGCAGCTGGACTCCAACCGCCTCACCTACATCGAGCCCCGGATCCTCAACTCTTGGAAGTCCCTGACAAGCATCACCCTGGCCGGGAACCTGTGGGACTGCGGGCGCAACGTGTGTGCCCTAGCCTCGTGGCTCAGCAACTTCCAGGGGCGCTACGATGGCAACTTGCAGTGCGCCAGCCCGGAGTACGCACAGGGCGAGGACGTCCTGGACGCCGTGTACGCCTTCCACCTGTGCGAGGATGGGGCCGAGCCCACCAGCGGCCACCTGCTCTCGGCCGTCACCAACCGCAGTGATCTGGGGCCCCCTGCCAGCTCGGCCACCACGCTCGCGGACGGCGGGGAGGGGCAGCACGACGGCACATTCGAGCCTGCCACCGTGGCTCTTCCAGGCGGCGAGCACGCCGAGAACGCCGTGCAGATTCACAAGGTGGTCACGGGCACCATGGCCCTCATCTTCTCCTTCCTCATCGTGGTCCTGGTGCTCTACGTGTCCTGGAAGTGTTTCCCAGCCAGCCTCAGGCAGCTCAGACAGTGCTTTGTCACGCAGCGcaggaagcaaaagcagaaacagacCATGCATCAGATGGCTGCCATGTCTGCCCAGGAATACTACGTTGATTACAAACCGAACCACATTGAGGGAGCCCTGGTGATCATCAACGAGTATGGCTCGTGTACCTGCCACCAGCAGCCCGCGAGGGAATGCGAGGTGTGA